Proteins encoded together in one Pantoea sp. CCBC3-3-1 window:
- a CDS encoding 2-thiouracil desulfurase family protein, with protein MSEKIPVGISACLLGDNVRFDGGHKRCAFAAEDLAPFMRYEPVCPEMAIGLPTPRPALRLTEMADGEVELCFSNGKGEPVTDAMQRFSEKKISSLHHLCGYIVCAKSPSCGMERVRVYQPDNNNNRKAGEGIFTRELMKQMPWLPVEEDGRLHDPVLRENFVERVYTLHEFNEMWRSGLTRGKLIAFHSRYKLSLLAHSQPEYREIGRFVAAIESWSSLEEYAIEYRQRLMDLLKHKATRGNHTNVMMHVQGYFRPQLNSKQRQELTSLIEHYRQGLQPLLAPMTLLKHYMSEYPDPYLAQQRYFEPYPEALRLRYGH; from the coding sequence ATGAGCGAGAAAATTCCCGTGGGTATCAGTGCCTGCCTGCTTGGCGATAATGTCCGTTTCGACGGTGGTCACAAGCGCTGTGCGTTTGCAGCCGAAGATCTCGCCCCGTTTATGCGTTATGAGCCTGTTTGTCCGGAAATGGCGATTGGATTACCTACGCCTCGTCCTGCGTTACGCCTCACCGAAATGGCTGATGGCGAAGTCGAGCTGTGCTTTAGCAATGGTAAGGGCGAGCCGGTAACGGACGCGATGCAGCGCTTTTCAGAGAAGAAAATCTCCTCTCTGCATCACCTTTGCGGCTACATCGTATGTGCCAAATCACCGAGCTGCGGCATGGAGCGCGTGCGCGTTTATCAGCCCGACAACAACAACAATCGCAAGGCTGGCGAGGGTATCTTCACCCGCGAGCTGATGAAGCAAATGCCGTGGCTGCCGGTTGAAGAAGATGGTCGCCTGCACGACCCGGTTCTGCGTGAGAATTTTGTTGAACGCGTTTATACGCTGCATGAATTTAATGAAATGTGGCGCAGTGGCTTAACGCGCGGCAAGCTGATTGCCTTTCACAGTCGTTACAAGCTCTCACTGCTGGCGCATTCACAGCCTGAATATCGCGAAATAGGGCGTTTCGTCGCGGCCATCGAAAGCTGGTCTTCGCTGGAGGAGTATGCCATCGAATATCGTCAGCGCCTGATGGACTTGCTGAAGCACAAAGCGACGCGAGGCAACCACACTAACGTTATGATGCACGTTCAGGGGTACTTCCGACCGCAGCTGAACAGTAAACAACGGCAGGAACTCACCTCGCTGATCGAGCACTATCGTCAGGGATTGCAGCCGCTGTTAGCGCCGATGACCTTGCTTAAACATTACATGTCGGAATACCCCGATCCCTATCTGGCGCAGCAGCGTTATTTCGAACCTTACCCGGAAGCGCTGCGTCTGCGCTACGGTCATTAA
- the seqA gene encoding replication initiation negative regulator SeqA, with protein sequence MKTIEVDEELYRYIASHTQHIGESASDILRRMLKFSAGQSAPAAPVAVSSATGEKVAAPVKEEARPQDRVRAVRELLLSDEYAEQKKAVNRFMLILSTLYNLDPKGFAAATESLLGRTRVYFAGNQQTLVQNGTHTKPQHIPGTPYWVITNTNTGRKRSMVEHIMSSMQFPTELADKVCGTL encoded by the coding sequence ATGAAAACTATTGAAGTCGACGAAGAGCTCTACCGTTATATCGCCAGCCACACTCAGCATATTGGTGAAAGCGCCTCTGACATTTTGCGCCGCATGCTTAAATTTTCCGCAGGCCAAAGCGCGCCGGCTGCGCCTGTCGCTGTTTCCAGCGCGACTGGCGAGAAAGTCGCAGCGCCTGTAAAAGAGGAAGCACGTCCGCAGGATCGCGTTCGCGCGGTTCGCGAGCTGCTGCTGTCGGATGAGTATGCTGAACAGAAAAAAGCGGTTAACCGCTTTATGCTGATTTTGTCGACTTTATACAATCTGGATCCCAAGGGATTTGCCGCCGCGACAGAATCACTTCTGGGCCGCACGCGCGTTTACTTTGCAGGTAATCAACAGACCCTGGTACAAAACGGCACCCATACCAAGCCACAGCATATTCCTGGGACGCCGTACTGGGTGATCACCAATACCAACACAGGTCGCAAACGCAGCATGGTTGAACATATCATGTCGTCAATGCAGTTCCCGACGGAACTGGCAGACAAAGTTTGCGGCACCCTCTAA
- the ybfF gene encoding esterase translates to MKLNARLQSEQSAVSDSPVVLIHGLFGNLDNLGVLARSLKNDRPVIQLDVRNHGLSPRSEKMDYLEMAQDVLETLDDAGVEQFAVIGHSMGGKIAMALASLAPERVEQLVVIDIAPVAYPTRHHDEIFAALNAVSEAGVTSRSEAAALMRQTINEEGVIQFLLKSFHEGRWRFNVPALWQCYDRIIGWQPLPAWQRPALFIRGELSAYLAEEYREALLKQFPAARAHVIAGAGHWVHAEKPDAVLRAISRFFAQQKQKGC, encoded by the coding sequence ATGAAATTGAATGCTCGCTTGCAATCTGAACAATCTGCGGTTTCTGACTCGCCCGTCGTGCTGATTCACGGCCTTTTTGGCAATCTGGATAATCTGGGCGTTCTGGCCCGCAGCCTGAAAAACGATCGTCCGGTGATCCAGCTGGACGTCCGCAACCATGGACTTTCTCCCCGTTCTGAAAAAATGGACTATCTGGAAATGGCTCAGGACGTGCTGGAAACGCTGGATGACGCGGGCGTAGAGCAGTTTGCGGTTATTGGGCATTCGATGGGCGGAAAAATTGCAATGGCGCTGGCTTCCCTCGCACCAGAACGCGTTGAACAGCTGGTGGTAATTGATATTGCGCCGGTCGCCTACCCTACCCGTCACCATGATGAGATTTTTGCGGCGCTAAATGCGGTAAGCGAAGCCGGCGTCACCTCGCGTAGCGAAGCGGCTGCCCTGATGCGCCAGACAATCAATGAAGAAGGGGTGATTCAATTCCTGTTGAAGTCCTTTCATGAAGGCCGCTGGCGATTTAATGTCCCTGCGCTGTGGCAATGCTATGATCGAATTATCGGCTGGCAACCGCTGCCTGCCTGGCAACGCCCGGCGCTGTTTATTCGCGGTGAACTCTCCGCTTATCTGGCGGAGGAATATCGTGAAGCACTGCTGAAACAGTTCCCTGCGGCACGCGCACATGTGATTGCCGGCGCGGGTCACTGGGTGCATGCAGAAAAACCTGATGCTGTTTTACGCGCTATCAGCCGTTTTTTTGCTCAGCAGAAACAAAAAGGTTGTTAA
- the fur gene encoding ferric iron uptake transcriptional regulator, which produces MTDNNTALKKAGLKVTLPRLKILEVLQEPESHHVSAEDLYKRLIDMGEEIGLATVYRVLNQFDDAGIVTRHNFEGGKSVFELTQQHHHDHLICLDCGKVIEFSDESIETRQRDIAERHGIKLSNHSLYLYGHCATGDCREDESLHDK; this is translated from the coding sequence ATGACTGACAATAACACCGCATTAAAGAAGGCCGGCCTGAAAGTCACGCTTCCCCGACTGAAAATTCTGGAAGTGCTTCAGGAACCAGAGAGCCATCACGTCAGTGCGGAAGATTTATATAAACGCCTGATCGATATGGGCGAAGAAATTGGTCTGGCGACGGTTTACCGCGTTCTGAACCAGTTTGACGACGCGGGTATCGTGACCCGTCATAATTTTGAAGGCGGTAAATCTGTTTTCGAACTGACGCAGCAGCATCATCACGATCATCTTATCTGCCTGGACTGCGGTAAAGTGATCGAGTTCAGCGATGAATCAATCGAAACCCGTCAGCGTGATATCGCCGAACGTCACGGCATCAAGCTCAGCAACCATAGCCTCTATTTGTATGGTCACTGCGCAACCGGCGACTGCCGCGAAGACGAATCACTGCACGATAAGTAA
- the ybfE gene encoding LexA regulated protein: MAKENTDRTTIDLFADERRPGRPKTNPLTRDEQLRINKRNQLKRDKVRGLKRVELKMNSDAVDALNQLAEQRNMSRSELIEEMVMAQLAHPER, encoded by the coding sequence ATGGCAAAAGAAAACACGGACCGCACCACGATCGATCTGTTCGCAGATGAGCGTCGCCCGGGACGACCGAAAACCAATCCGCTGACGCGTGATGAGCAGTTGCGTATCAACAAACGCAATCAGCTTAAGCGTGATAAAGTGCGCGGGCTGAAGCGCGTGGAACTGAAAATGAACAGTGACGCGGTTGATGCTCTGAACCAGCTTGCCGAGCAGCGTAATATGAGCCGCAGCGAGCTGATTGAAGAAATGGTGATGGCCCAGCTGGCCCATCCTGAGCGCTAA
- a CDS encoding YbfA family protein: protein MNLYQPYSVRRILMRRLAVILVGVAALPIMLFRHDRAKFYSYLHCVWLKTSTQPVWLAQSEAAGGDFW, encoded by the coding sequence ATGAACCTTTATCAACCTTATTCGGTACGCCGTATTTTAATGCGTCGTCTTGCGGTGATCCTGGTCGGTGTCGCTGCATTACCCATCATGCTTTTCCGCCACGACAGAGCCAAATTTTATAGCTATCTGCACTGCGTCTGGTTAAAGACCAGTACCCAGCCAGTCTGGCTGGCGCAATCAGAAGCCGCAGGTGGCGATTTCTGGTGA
- the pgm gene encoding phosphoglucomutase (alpha-D-glucose-1,6-bisphosphate-dependent), translated as MANHPRAGQPAQQSDLINVAQLTSQYYVLQPEPGNAEHAVKFGTSGHRGSAGRHSFNETHILAIAQAIAEERKKNGVTGPCYVGKDTHALSEPAIISVLEVLAANGVDVIVQQDNGYTPTPAISNAILEHNKAGGAQADGIVITPSHNPPEDGGIKYNPPNGGPADTNVTKVVEDRANALIKDGLKDVKRISLAKAWESGHLQEKDLIQPYIEGLAQIIDIPAIQKAGLKIGVDPLGGSGIAYWQRIAEFYNLDLTIVNDSVDQTFRFMHLDKDGVIRMDCSSESAMAGLLALRDKFDLAFANDPDYDRHGIVTPAGLMNPNHYLAVAINYLFQHRPQWGKDVAVGKTLVSSAMIDRVVNDIGRKLVEVPVGFKWFVDGLFDGSFGFGGEESAGASFLRFDGSPWSTDKDGIIMCLLAAEITAVTGKNPQQHYDELAERFGAPSYNRLQASATSAQKAALSKLSPEMVSADTLAGDPITARLTAAPGNGASIGGLKVMTENGWFAARPSGTEDAYKIYCESFLGAEHREKIEKEAVEIVSEVLKNA; from the coding sequence ATGGCCAATCACCCCCGTGCCGGGCAACCAGCCCAGCAGAGCGATTTGATTAACGTTGCACAATTAACTTCGCAGTATTATGTCCTGCAACCTGAGCCAGGCAATGCAGAACATGCGGTGAAATTCGGCACATCCGGCCATCGCGGCAGTGCAGGACGTCATAGTTTCAATGAGACGCATATTCTGGCCATTGCTCAGGCAATCGCGGAAGAGCGTAAAAAGAATGGCGTTACAGGCCCTTGCTACGTAGGGAAAGATACGCACGCGCTGTCTGAACCGGCAATCATTTCCGTACTGGAAGTGCTGGCGGCCAACGGTGTTGATGTCATCGTGCAGCAGGACAACGGCTATACGCCAACGCCTGCGATTTCCAACGCCATCCTTGAGCATAATAAAGCAGGCGGCGCGCAGGCTGACGGTATCGTCATCACGCCTTCGCACAACCCACCTGAAGACGGCGGCATCAAGTACAATCCACCGAACGGCGGACCGGCTGATACTAACGTCACTAAAGTGGTTGAAGATCGTGCTAACGCCCTGATCAAAGATGGCCTGAAAGACGTTAAGCGTATCTCCCTGGCTAAAGCCTGGGAAAGCGGCCATTTGCAGGAGAAAGATCTGATCCAGCCTTATATTGAGGGCCTGGCGCAAATCATTGATATTCCTGCTATTCAGAAAGCCGGCCTGAAAATTGGCGTCGATCCATTAGGCGGCTCCGGCATTGCTTACTGGCAGCGTATTGCAGAATTCTACAACCTGGATCTGACTATCGTTAACGATTCTGTCGACCAGACCTTCCGCTTTATGCATCTGGATAAAGATGGCGTTATCCGTATGGATTGCTCGTCTGAGAGCGCGATGGCGGGCCTGCTGGCGCTGCGTGATAAGTTCGATCTCGCTTTTGCTAACGATCCGGATTATGACCGCCACGGTATCGTCACGCCTGCTGGCCTGATGAATCCTAACCATTACCTGGCTGTCGCGATCAATTACCTGTTCCAGCATCGTCCTCAGTGGGGCAAAGACGTTGCCGTCGGCAAAACGCTGGTATCCAGCGCGATGATCGACCGCGTGGTGAACGATATTGGCCGCAAGCTGGTGGAAGTCCCGGTTGGCTTCAAATGGTTTGTTGATGGTCTGTTTGACGGCAGCTTCGGCTTTGGCGGCGAAGAGAGCGCGGGTGCGTCTTTCCTGCGCTTTGACGGTTCGCCATGGTCTACTGACAAAGACGGCATCATCATGTGCCTGCTGGCGGCAGAGATCACGGCTGTCACCGGTAAAAATCCGCAGCAGCATTATGACGAGCTGGCTGAGCGTTTCGGTGCGCCAAGCTACAACCGCCTGCAGGCTTCTGCCACTTCTGCGCAAAAAGCAGCGCTGTCTAAGCTGTCACCAGAAATGGTCAGCGCAGATACGCTGGCTGGCGATCCGATCACTGCACGCCTGACTGCCGCGCCTGGCAACGGCGCGTCAATCGGCGGTCTGAAAGTGATGACCGAGAACGGCTGGTTTGCGGCTCGTCCGTCCGGTACGGAAGATGCCTATAAAATCTATTGTGAAAGCTTCCTGGGTGCTGAGCATCGCGAGAAGATCGAAAAAGAAGCAGTAGAAATTGTCAGTGAAGTGTTGAAAAACGCCTGA
- the fldA gene encoding flavodoxin FldA, with amino-acid sequence MAIVGIFFGSDTGNTENIAKMIQKQLGKEVAEVHDIAKSSKEDLEAFDILLLGIPTWYYGEAQCDWDDFFPTLEEIDFNGKLVALFGCGDQEDYAEYFCDAMGTIRDIIEPNGAVIVGHWPTEGYHFEASKGLADDNHFLGLAIDEDRQPELTNERTEKWVKQIYEELQLKEILEA; translated from the coding sequence ATGGCAATCGTAGGCATTTTCTTTGGCAGCGATACGGGCAATACGGAAAACATTGCAAAAATGATCCAGAAGCAGCTCGGTAAAGAGGTTGCGGAAGTTCATGATATCGCTAAAAGCAGCAAAGAAGACCTTGAAGCCTTTGATATTTTACTGCTGGGCATCCCAACCTGGTATTACGGCGAAGCCCAGTGTGACTGGGACGATTTCTTCCCTACGCTGGAAGAGATCGACTTCAACGGTAAGCTGGTTGCGCTGTTTGGTTGTGGCGATCAGGAAGACTACGCAGAATACTTCTGCGATGCGATGGGCACTATCCGCGATATCATCGAGCCTAACGGCGCGGTCATCGTCGGTCACTGGCCAACCGAAGGATATCATTTTGAAGCCTCTAAAGGGCTGGCGGATGACAATCACTTCCTCGGCCTCGCCATCGATGAAGATCGTCAGCCGGAGTTGACCAACGAACGTACCGAAAAGTGGGTCAAACAGATTTATGAAGAACTCCAGCTGAAAGAGATTCTTGAGGCATAA